A part of Aegilops tauschii subsp. strangulata cultivar AL8/78 chromosome 2, Aet v6.0, whole genome shotgun sequence genomic DNA contains:
- the LOC141040685 gene encoding protein FAR1-RELATED SEQUENCE 6-like, translating to MADKTKTRVNKIGPAHTCVSSSRLNLAMASQDWVRERSKKILRKTPNIGCKDLQEKLEEDWNVTTGYDTVWKGRERAKDEIYGSWGSSFRYLFNFKAEMELRSPESIVEVDTKVTDGCRPYLSIDSTALNGKWNGHLAACTALDGHNWMFPLAFGFIEVEDEDNWTWFMTQLHRALGPVSKLAICTDACRGLENAVKKVFPQAEQRECFRHLM from the exons ATGGCTGATAAGACAAAGACCAGG GTTAACAAGATAGGGCCGGCGCACACATGTGTTTCAAGTAGCAGACTAAATTTAGCAATGGCCTCACAGGATTGGGTTCGAGAAAGGTCTAAGAAAATTTTGAGGAAAACTCCAAAcattggttgcaaggatttacaAGAGAAGTTGGAGGAAGACTGGAATGTAACCACTGGCTATGACACTGTATGGAAGGGGAGAGAAAGAGCAAAGGATGAGATCTATGGGTCTTGGGGTAGTAGCTTCCGGTACCTATTCAATTTTAAAGCAGAGATGGAATTGAGATCTCCTGAAAGCATTGTTGAGGTCGATACTAAAGTAACGGATG GATGTAGGCCTTATCTTAGCATAGACTCAACTGCATTAAATGGGAAATGGAATGGTCATTTAGCTGCATGTACCGCTTTAGATGGTCATAACTGGATGTTTCCTCTTGCATTTGGTTTTATTGAGGTTGAAGATGAGGATAATTGGACATGGTTCATGACACAATTGCATAGAGCATTAGGGCCAGTTTCAAAGCTTGCTATATGTACCGATGCATGCAGAGGCTTAGAAAATGCAGTTAAGAAAGTTTTCCCCCAGGCAGAACAAAGGGAGTGTTTCAGGCATTTGATGTAG